GAAAACCTGCTCGAAAACGCCGCACAGGTCGGCCAGCACCTCAAGCAGGCGCTGGAACAGGCCTTCGCCGGTGTCGACGGCGTGAAGGAAGTGCGCGGACACGGCCTGATGCTGGGCGTGGAGCTGAGCAAACCCTGCGGCGCCCTGCTGGAACAGGCGGCCCAGCGCGGCCTGCTGTTCAGCGTCACTGCCGACCGCGTGATCCGCCTGGTGCCGCCGCTCACGCTCACGCGCGCCGAAGCCGACGAGATCGTCGCCATCCTGGCGCCGCTGGTCAAGGAATTCCTGGCAGCCTGATACGGGGCGGCCAGCCGCCGCCCTCCCGTTTGAACGTCCCGGGACCGCTCCCATGAAACACTACCTGCAATTCACCGACTTCAGCGCCGCCGAGTACACCTACCTGATCGACCGCGCCGGCTACATCAAGCGCAAGTTCAAGTCCTACGAAAAGCACCAGACCCTGACCGACCGCACCCTGGCCATGATCTTCGAGAAGGCCAGCACGCGCACGCGCGTCAGCTTCGAGGCCGGCATGTACCAGCTCGGCGGCAGCGTGGTGCACCTCACCACCGGCGACAGCCAGCTCGGCCGTGCCGAACCGATCGAGGATTCGGCGCGCGTCATCAGCCGCATGGTCGATCTGGTGATGATCCGCACCTTCGAGCAGACCAAGCTGGAACGCTTTGCCGAGTTCTCGCGCGTGCCGGTCATCAACGGCCTGACCAATGAATACCACCCCTGCCAGATCCTGGCCGACATCTTCACCTTCATCGAGCATCGCGGCTCGATCCAGGGCAAGGTGGTGGCCTGGGTGGGTGACGGCAACAACATGGCCAATACCTGGCTGCAGGCCGCCAAGCTGCTGGGCTTTACCGTACACGTAAGCGCGCCAAGCGGCTACGAGATCAACAGCGACATTCCCGGCGTGGAACTGGGCGACCACGTCAAGTTCTTCAAGGACCCGCACGAGGCCTGTGCCGGCGCCGATCTGGTCACCACCGATGTGTGGACCAGCATGGGCTACGAAGCCGAGAACGAAGCACGCCGCGCCGCCTTTGCCAACTGGTGCGTCGATAGCGAAATGATGGCGCTGGCCAAACCCGATGCGCTGTTCATGCACTGCCTGCCGGCGCACCGCGGCGAAGAAGTCACCGGCGAAGTGATCGACGGCCCGCAATCCGTGGTGTGGGACGAGGCCGAAAACCGCATGCACGTGCAGAAGGCGCTGATGGAGTACCTGCTGCTGGATCGCCAGTAAGCCCCTCGCCATCTTTCACGACCATGGCCGGACCCTGCCAGACCTGCGGCGCCTGTTGCGCCGCTTTTCGCGTGGATTTTTCCAGGCACGAACTGCAGTCCGATGGCGGCATCGTGCCCGACGGGCTGGCATTGCCGCTGACCGCCAGCCTGAGCCGCCTGCGCGGCACCGACCATCAGCCGCCCCGCTGCGCTGCTCTCTGTGGCCAGGTCGGCCGGCAGGTGTCCTGCGGCATCTACGAATGGCGCCCCAATCCCTGTCGCGAACTGGAAGCCGGCAGCGATGGCTGCAACCGTGCACGCTTGCGCAATGGTTTGCCAGTGCTGGACATGTGATCCCGCGCTCAGGCCCGCCAACGCGAGCTGTCTATGAAGGGGCGGGCCGCTTAACGCTTGGGCGCGATCCGGAACACGTGCCAGGTGCCGTTGACGTTGTCACCCGTAGTATCTCCCGGGCGCACATCCTTGCTCCAGAAGTACAGCGGCTTGCCCACCAGCGCCCACTGCTTGCGACCGTCGGCGCGCGTCAGCACGCTGAAGTCGCCACGGCCCACATCGCTGCTGCTGGCCAGCAGGGGCGGCCAGTTCACGGCGCACTGGTCATTGCAGTTGGACTGGTTCACGCCGTCGTTATCGAAGGTGTAGAGCGTCATGCGGTTGGCCGTACCGACCATGATGCCGCCGGCGTTCACCGCGGGAGGCATGTCGCTGGCGCTGGGAGCGTTATTGCCGGTACCGGCGCAGCCGGCCAGAAACACGGTAGCGGCAGCGGTGGTCATCAGGGCCATGGACTTGATCATGCGCATCTCCTTCGGTGCAATGTCGGAACAAGGGATAGTCCATCATACAGGGCGACATTCCCGCACGGGTAGGACAAGCGCCCGAGCGGCTCCCTACACCACCGATTGCCCGTACAGCCAGGGCACATCCAGCAGGCGTTCCCCCAGCATCCGCATGCCCAGATCACGACCCCAGCGCATCACGCCGGTGCTGTGGAAGATGTTGCCATTGCGGATGCTGCGCTGCTGCACGCGCGCGCAGCGCTGCCAGCGGCGCTCGGCATAGCGGTACAGCGCCTTTTCACCAATGCCGTCGGCCTGCATGCACTGGGCCAGCACGGCCGCATCCTCCAGCGCCATGCCGGCGCCCTGCGCCATGAAGGGACGCATCGGATGCGCCGCATCCCCGAGCAGGGCCACCCTGCCCTGCACCATCTCGCTGGCCGAGCGCACCGGCGGGCGATCGCACAGCGGCCACAGGCGCCAGTGCTCGATCGCCTTGGCCATGCCCAGCACCGGCGCCGCCGTGCCTGCCATTGCGGCCCGCAGATGTCCGGCATTGGCCGCATGGTCCCAGCTCTGCAGGTCATCCGGTCGCGGCCCCTGCACCAGCGCCACCACGTTCATGTGACTGCCGCCGCGCACGGGATACTGCACCATGTGCATGCGGTCTCCCAGCCAGGCTGTCACCTGCCGGCTGCGCAAGGCCGGCGGCAGGCTGTCCTGACGCACCAGCGCACGATAGGCCAGAATGCCGCTGTAGCGCGGCGCGGCCTCGCCCGGCAGCATCTGGCGGCGCACCTGGCTCCACAAGCCGTCCGCGCCGATTAGCACATTGGCTTCCACAGTCTCGGTGGTTTTCGGCCCAGCCATGGGACCGGCAGCGAGGTCGACGGCCAGTCTGCCGTCCTCCAGCTTCTTCCAGCCCTGCACCTGGCGCTGCAGCAAGGGCTGCACGGCAAACTGCTGCTGGACATTCTGCAGCAGCAGTTCGTGCAGATCGGCCCGGTGCACCGTGGCATAGGGCGCGCCATAGCGCAGCGCAAAGCGCGCATCCAGATGCAGGGTACCCAGCGTGCGGCCATTGGCGGCATCACGCACACGCAGCAGTTGCGGAAAGGACGCAATGCGCTGCAGCCCGTCACCCAGCCCCCAGCTCTTGAGCACGCGCACCACATTGGGGCCGAGCTGGATGCCCGCACCCACCTCTCCCCAGGCATCCGCCTGCTCCACCACAGTCACGCGGGCGCCATTGCGCGCCAGCGCCAGGGCAGCAGCCAAGCCGCCGATGCCGCCTCCGGCAATCAGAATCGGTGTATCCATGCTGCGATTGTCCCTGCAAATGGCCGGTTTCGCGCCACCGCGCGTCCATGCCGAGCGCGCTTGTTGACCTGACGCAATGCCGGATTCTTGCCTGACCCCTGTCCTTGTCAGGCCAAAAGCCGGAAAATAGCGGGTTTCACGCTATCACGACGGCCCTGCAAGTCGTCCCCTGCCATGACCGCCACCCTCAAAGCCCCCGAGCTGCTACTCCCTGCCGGCAGCCTCGACAAGATGCGCGCTGCCTACGACTACGGCGCCGATGCCGTCTATGCCGGCCAGCCGCGCTACAGCCTGCGCGCGCGCAACAACGAATTCAAACTGGAACAACTGCAACAGGGCATTGCCGAAGCGCATGCCCGCGGCAAGAAGCTGTTTGTTACCAGCAACCTGCTTCCGCACAACGACAAGGTGCGCACCTACATGCGCGACATCGAGCCGGTGATCGCCATGCGCCCGGACGCCCTGATCATGGCCGATCCCGGCTTGATCATGATGGTGCGCGAGAAATGGCCCGAAATGCCCATCCACCTGTCGGTGCAGGCCAATACCGTCAACTACGCCGCGGTGAAGTTCTGGCAGAAAGTGGGCGTCAGCCGCATCATCCTCTCGCGCGAACTCAGCCTGGACGAAATCGAGCGCATCCGCCAGGAATGCCCGGACATGGAACTGGAAGTATTCGTGCACGGCGCGCTGTGCATCGCCTACAGCGGCCGCTGCCTGCTCAGCGGCTACTTCAACCGGCGCGATCCCAACCAGGGCACCTGCACCAACGCCTGCCGCTGGAACTACGCCACGCACGATGCAGAAGTGGACAGCAATACGGGCGATGCCATCGGCACGAAGATGGACAAGGATTTCAGCTTTGAAGCGGAACAGGAGCGAGCAGAAAAAGCCTTTTCCGCCAGCAGCCGGGCGGGCTCTGCCGCGGGAGCCAGCGCGGGCAGGTGCGGGTCGGAAACAGCAGACGGAGCCACCCATGCCCTTTCCGCCACCGGCGACGGCCAGCGCCACCCGCTGGCCGACAAGGTCTACCTGATCGAGGAAGTCGGCCGCCCGGGCGAACTGATGCCCATCATGGAGGACGAGCACGGCACATACATCATGAACAGCAAGGACTTGCGCGCTGTCGAATATGTGGAGCGCCTGACGCAGATCGGCGTCGACTCCCTCAAGATCGAGGGTCGCACCAAGAGCCTGTATTACGTCAGCCGCACGGCCCAGATCTACCGCCGCGCCATCGACGATGCCGTGGCCGGCCGCCCCTTCAACCCCTCCCTCATCACCGAGCTGGAAGGTCTCAGCAACCGCGGCTACACTGCCGGCTTCCTGGAGCGCCGCCCTGCGCAAGACTACCAGAATTACGAAACCGGCAGCTCTCAGACCCAGCGCAGCCAGTTCGTCGGCGAAGTCAGCAAAAGCGAGGCGCGCGACGGCTGGCTGCAGGTGGAAGTGAAGAACCGCTTTGCCGTAGGAGACCGCATCGAGGTGATCCATCCCGGCGGCAACGAAATCATGACCCTGCAGGCCATGCAGAATGCCGACGGGCTGGATATCCAGGTCGCCAATGGCAGCCCGCTCAAGGTGTGGCTACAGTTGGATGTGCGCTACCAGGGCGCGCTGTTGGCACGGATGGTGGGCAACGCATGAAGCAGACACCCGAGCCCTCCAAGGTGGCGTTCTGGGTGGGCAACGGCGTACTCGCCGTCGCCCTGCTGATGCTGTTCTTCATGAATGCCCTGGCAGCACGTTTCGGCATGGGCGCCTTTGTGGCATGGGCCGTTCTGGCTGCGGTTGGCGTGTCCCTGGTGATGAAGGACAAGCGCGACGAACCCCCGCTCTAGTCCCATATTGCCTGCAGGGCTGCAAGAAAAACGGGCTGTTGGTACGGCACCCTGCCTCCCCGTAGATCCTCACCCGGTTTCAGTAATGAAAAAACGACCCTTGCGGGTCGTTTTATCGTTCATGCGCACCCCGCAGGGCGCGCACTGTCAGACAGCTCAGGCAGAAACGCCCTTCGCCACTTCGGCATACTCCTCGATCTGGTCGAAGTTCATGTAGCGGTACACGCTGGCCTTGTCGGCATCGATGATGCCCATTTCGGCCTGGTACTCTTCCACGGTCGGGATGCGGCCCAGCTTGGAGCAGATGGCTGCCAGCTCGGCGCTGCCCAGATACACATTGGTGTTCTTGCCCAGACGGTTCGGGAAGTTGCGGGTGGACGTGGACATCACGGTCGCGCCTTCACGCACCTGCGCCTGGTTGCCCATGCACAGCGAGCAGCCCGGCATCTCGGTACGCGCACCAGCGGTACCGAAGGCGGCGTAGTGGCCTTCCTTCATCAGCTCGTTCTGGTCCATCTTGGTCGGCGGAGCGACCCACAGCTTGACCGGAATGTCGCGCTTGCCGCCCAGCAGCTTGGCTGCGGCGCGGAAGTGGCCGATGTTGGTCATGCAGGAACCGATGAAGGCTTCATCGATCGGGGTGCCGGACACTTCGGACATGAACTTGGCGTCATCCGGGTCGTTCGGGC
The DNA window shown above is from Brachymonas denitrificans and carries:
- the argF gene encoding ornithine carbamoyltransferase, yielding MKHYLQFTDFSAAEYTYLIDRAGYIKRKFKSYEKHQTLTDRTLAMIFEKASTRTRVSFEAGMYQLGGSVVHLTTGDSQLGRAEPIEDSARVISRMVDLVMIRTFEQTKLERFAEFSRVPVINGLTNEYHPCQILADIFTFIEHRGSIQGKVVAWVGDGNNMANTWLQAAKLLGFTVHVSAPSGYEINSDIPGVELGDHVKFFKDPHEACAGADLVTTDVWTSMGYEAENEARRAAFANWCVDSEMMALAKPDALFMHCLPAHRGEEVTGEVIDGPQSVVWDEAENRMHVQKALMEYLLLDRQ
- a CDS encoding YkgJ family cysteine cluster protein, which gives rise to MAGPCQTCGACCAAFRVDFSRHELQSDGGIVPDGLALPLTASLSRLRGTDHQPPRCAALCGQVGRQVSCGIYEWRPNPCRELEAGSDGCNRARLRNGLPVLDM
- a CDS encoding COG4315 family predicted lipoprotein, yielding MIKSMALMTTAAATVFLAGCAGTGNNAPSASDMPPAVNAGGIMVGTANRMTLYTFDNDGVNQSNCNDQCAVNWPPLLASSSDVGRGDFSVLTRADGRKQWALVGKPLYFWSKDVRPGDTTGDNVNGTWHVFRIAPKR
- a CDS encoding FAD-dependent monooxygenase yields the protein MDTPILIAGGGIGGLAAALALARNGARVTVVEQADAWGEVGAGIQLGPNVVRVLKSWGLGDGLQRIASFPQLLRVRDAANGRTLGTLHLDARFALRYGAPYATVHRADLHELLLQNVQQQFAVQPLLQRQVQGWKKLEDGRLAVDLAAGPMAGPKTTETVEANVLIGADGLWSQVRRQMLPGEAAPRYSGILAYRALVRQDSLPPALRSRQVTAWLGDRMHMVQYPVRGGSHMNVVALVQGPRPDDLQSWDHAANAGHLRAAMAGTAAPVLGMAKAIEHWRLWPLCDRPPVRSASEMVQGRVALLGDAAHPMRPFMAQGAGMALEDAAVLAQCMQADGIGEKALYRYAERRWQRCARVQQRSIRNGNIFHSTGVMRWGRDLGMRMLGERLLDVPWLYGQSVV
- the yegQ gene encoding tRNA 5-hydroxyuridine modification protein YegQ, with product MTATLKAPELLLPAGSLDKMRAAYDYGADAVYAGQPRYSLRARNNEFKLEQLQQGIAEAHARGKKLFVTSNLLPHNDKVRTYMRDIEPVIAMRPDALIMADPGLIMMVREKWPEMPIHLSVQANTVNYAAVKFWQKVGVSRIILSRELSLDEIERIRQECPDMELEVFVHGALCIAYSGRCLLSGYFNRRDPNQGTCTNACRWNYATHDAEVDSNTGDAIGTKMDKDFSFEAEQERAEKAFSASSRAGSAAGASAGRCGSETADGATHALSATGDGQRHPLADKVYLIEEVGRPGELMPIMEDEHGTYIMNSKDLRAVEYVERLTQIGVDSLKIEGRTKSLYYVSRTAQIYRRAIDDAVAGRPFNPSLITELEGLSNRGYTAGFLERRPAQDYQNYETGSSQTQRSQFVGEVSKSEARDGWLQVEVKNRFAVGDRIEVIHPGGNEIMTLQAMQNADGLDIQVANGSPLKVWLQLDVRYQGALLARMVGNA